From Mucilaginibacter rubeus, a single genomic window includes:
- a CDS encoding MFS transporter, producing MREEKVGNYRWVICSLVFFATTVNYLDRAVISLLKSDLTKEFKWNDGDYANIEIAFKIAYSIGLLAAGRIIDKIGTKLGYFLSTLLWSISAVCHAFVGSTFGFGVVRSALGISEAGNFPAAIKTVAEWFPKKERAFATGIFNSGANVGAIVAPLTVPFIAVTWGWRWAFIITGSIGFIWLVLWQVIYRAPSKHSKVSKAELDYINSDHDSQAEILQPAEQKKISWGKLLSFKQTWAFVIGKFLTDPIWWFYLFWLPDFLESQYNLKGTAIAIPVALVYTMSTFGSVGGGWLPMNLIKNNWPVFKARKTSMFIYALAVIPIIFAQILGGINMWLAVIVIGIAASAHQAWSANIFTTVSDMFPKRTVGSVTGLGGMFGSIGGVFLSLAVQKNLFVYYRSIHKIEIAYYIMFFVCGSAYILAWLIMHFLVPKMKPIELD from the coding sequence ATGAGAGAAGAAAAAGTTGGGAACTACCGCTGGGTGATCTGCTCGCTGGTGTTTTTTGCAACAACTGTCAATTACCTTGACAGGGCAGTGATCAGTTTACTTAAGTCAGACCTTACAAAAGAATTTAAATGGAACGATGGTGACTATGCCAATATTGAGATTGCGTTTAAAATAGCGTACTCTATAGGCCTGCTTGCTGCCGGCCGCATCATCGATAAAATAGGAACCAAATTAGGATATTTCCTTTCAACGCTGTTATGGAGTATTTCGGCAGTATGCCACGCATTCGTCGGTAGCACGTTTGGGTTCGGTGTAGTACGTTCGGCATTAGGAATCAGTGAAGCAGGAAACTTCCCCGCAGCAATTAAGACTGTTGCCGAGTGGTTTCCCAAAAAGGAACGAGCTTTTGCAACAGGTATCTTTAACTCGGGTGCAAACGTAGGTGCAATAGTTGCCCCTTTAACAGTTCCGTTTATCGCGGTTACATGGGGATGGAGATGGGCCTTTATCATAACCGGCTCAATAGGTTTTATATGGCTTGTACTATGGCAGGTTATCTACCGCGCGCCTTCTAAACACAGCAAGGTATCAAAGGCCGAGCTTGATTATATTAACAGTGATCACGACAGCCAAGCAGAGATACTGCAACCCGCTGAGCAAAAGAAAATATCATGGGGCAAGCTGTTATCCTTTAAACAAACCTGGGCGTTTGTTATTGGCAAGTTTCTAACGGATCCTATCTGGTGGTTTTACCTGTTTTGGTTACCTGATTTCCTGGAAAGCCAGTATAACTTGAAAGGCACAGCAATAGCTATCCCCGTAGCATTGGTTTACACCATGTCTACTTTCGGTAGTGTTGGTGGCGGCTGGTTGCCCATGAACCTGATTAAAAATAACTGGCCGGTATTTAAAGCACGTAAAACATCCATGTTTATTTATGCGCTGGCGGTAATACCAATCATATTCGCACAAATTCTTGGCGGCATAAATATGTGGCTTGCGGTAATCGTAATCGGGATAGCTGCATCGGCACACCAAGCCTGGAGCGCCAATATTTTCACAACAGTTTCGGATATGTTCCCCAAACGTACAGTTGGTTCGGTAACCGGGTTGGGAGGGATGTTTGGCTCTATCGGCGGAGTATTCTTATCGCTTGCCGTGCAAAAAAACCTGTTTGTATACTACAGGTCTATCCATAAAATTGAGATAGCTTATTACATCATGTTTTTTGTTTGTGGCAGCGCTTACATTTTAGCCTGGCTCATCATGCACTTTTTAGTGCCCAAAATGAAACCGATTGAACTGGACTAA
- a CDS encoding bifunctional 4-hydroxy-2-oxoglutarate aldolase/2-dehydro-3-deoxy-phosphogluconate aldolase yields MSKKDIVLDAILKQGTLPLFFYKDPEVSLQITRTLYKAGIRVFEYTNRGEAALENFKVLKQALANGEMPGLELGIGTIKSVQEAEAFITAGADFIVSPIVNPEVGKLTARHNLLWIPGCMTPTEIYLAQQNGAALIKIFPANILGPEFVSSIRDLFAGQLFMPTGGVDLNHDSISTWFKAGVCAVGMGSKLISKNVLENQEYDKLYNDTLKLLEIVQTIK; encoded by the coding sequence ATGAGTAAAAAAGATATAGTACTTGATGCCATATTAAAACAGGGAACATTGCCGCTGTTCTTTTACAAAGATCCGGAGGTGAGCCTGCAAATAACCCGTACACTGTATAAAGCTGGGATTAGGGTATTTGAATATACCAACCGCGGCGAAGCGGCCCTCGAAAATTTTAAAGTTTTAAAACAAGCCCTTGCTAACGGTGAAATGCCCGGCTTAGAATTGGGCATAGGCACTATTAAAAGTGTCCAGGAAGCTGAAGCCTTTATTACCGCAGGAGCTGATTTTATTGTGTCGCCAATTGTTAACCCGGAAGTGGGGAAACTAACGGCACGGCATAACCTTTTATGGATTCCGGGTTGTATGACGCCAACCGAGATCTATTTAGCCCAGCAAAATGGCGCAGCTTTAATAAAAATATTCCCGGCCAATATTTTAGGGCCGGAGTTTGTATCCTCTATCAGGGATTTGTTTGCCGGTCAGTTGTTCATGCCAACAGGTGGGGTTGATTTGAACCATGACAGCATCAGTACCTGGTTTAAAGCAGGGGTATGCGCGGTGGGTATGGGCAGTAAGCTCATCAGCAAAAACGTGCTCGAAAACCAGGAGTACGATAAGCTGTATAATGATACCTTGAAGCTGCTGGAGATAGTACAAACCATTAAATAG
- a CDS encoding sugar kinase encodes MSNIENTKGSILSFGELLLRMCPDGEGQWLAKNKLPFFIGGAELNVANALALWEQPIKYFTALPDNALSEQIIGYLQDKNIDTSAIHKSGNRIGLYYLTRGKDVKNNAIVYDRAGSSFADLRPGMVNWDAVLEGVSWFHFSAICPALSQLAADVCEEVLQAASRKHITISVDLNYRPKLWQYGKKPVEIMPKLVQYADIIMGNVWAEETMLGIPVTPDIHESGQQSIYLKEGLYSSEKIMDAYPRCRAVANTFRFDAGKGVEYYTSLFTGNRFYHSATYNTETVVDKVGSGDCFMAGLIYGFYNKQDPQQLLDFATAAAFEKLFIEGDATTKTVDEIYNAMKQ; translated from the coding sequence ATGAGCAATATCGAAAATACAAAGGGGAGCATCCTGTCATTTGGCGAGTTGTTATTACGCATGTGCCCGGACGGTGAAGGTCAATGGCTGGCGAAAAACAAGCTGCCATTTTTCATCGGTGGTGCCGAACTAAACGTTGCCAATGCTTTGGCTTTATGGGAGCAGCCCATAAAATATTTTACCGCCCTGCCCGATAATGCATTGTCAGAACAGATCATCGGTTACCTGCAGGACAAAAACATCGACACATCTGCCATACATAAAAGCGGTAACAGGATAGGGCTTTATTACCTTACCCGTGGTAAAGATGTAAAGAACAATGCCATTGTATATGATCGTGCGGGTTCATCATTTGCAGATCTTAGACCAGGCATGGTTAATTGGGACGCTGTGCTTGAAGGCGTAAGCTGGTTTCATTTCAGCGCTATTTGCCCGGCCCTAAGCCAGCTGGCTGCCGATGTTTGCGAGGAGGTTTTACAGGCGGCAAGCAGGAAACATATCACCATATCCGTCGATCTTAATTATCGCCCCAAATTATGGCAATATGGCAAAAAGCCAGTAGAGATCATGCCGAAACTGGTTCAATATGCTGATATCATAATGGGCAACGTGTGGGCCGAAGAAACTATGTTAGGCATTCCGGTTACGCCGGATATCCACGAGTCGGGACAGCAAAGTATTTACCTGAAAGAAGGACTTTATTCCTCAGAAAAAATAATGGATGCTTACCCGCGTTGCCGTGCCGTTGCAAATACCTTCCGTTTTGATGCCGGTAAAGGTGTTGAATATTATACTTCACTTTTTACGGGAAACCGCTTTTATCACTCGGCAACCTACAATACCGAAACTGTGGTTGATAAAGTAGGCAGTGGCGATTGCTTCATGGCCGGACTTATTTACGGCTTTTACAACAAGCAGGATCCACAGCAATTACTGGATTTTGCTACAGCCGCCGCTTTTGAAAAGCTGTTTATTGAAGGCGACGCGACCACCAAAACAGTTGATGAAATTTATAATGCTATGAAACAATGA